AGCTGCACACCGCGGTGCACTTCGGCGCCGACACGGTGATGGACCTTTCCACCGGCGGCGACATCCACCAGATCCGCGAAGCCATCCTGCGGCATTCGCCGGTGCCCATCGGGACCGTGCCGATCTATGAAGCAGTCTCGCGCGTGAAGCGCATCGAAGACCTCTCGGCCGAGGTGATGCTGGAAGTCATCGAAGAGCAGGCGGCGCAAGGCGTGGACTACATGACCATCCACGCCGGTGTGCTGATCCAGCACCTGCCGCTGGTGGCCGGCCGCATCACTGGAATCGTGAGCCGCGGCGGCGCCATTCTGGCGCAGTGGATGGCGCACCATCACAAGCAGAACTTTCTTTACGAACGTTTCGACGACATCTGCCGGATCTTCGCCAAGTACGACGTGTCGTTCTCACTGGGCGACGGCCTGCGTCCGGGCTCGGTGGCCGACGCCAGCGACGAAGCGCAGTTCGCCGAACTCAGGACGCTGGGCGAGCTCACCCGGAAGGCCTGGGAGCATGACGTGCAGGTGATGATTGAGGGCCCGGGCCACGTGCCCATGGACAAGATCAAGGAGCAAGTGGACAAGGAGGTGGAGTGGTGCCATGAGGCGCCGTTTTACACCCTCGGCCCCCTGGTGACCGACATCGCCCCGGGCTACGACCACATCACGTCCGCCATTGGCGCCGCCATGATCGGCTGGCACGGCGCTTC
The Terriglobales bacterium genome window above contains:
- the thiC gene encoding phosphomethylpyrimidine synthase; protein product: MNANDKNGSVATAESVRQPRAEWIAKRREQAARTGDTNVSQMHFARRGVITDEMEYVARRENLAPELIRDEVARGRMIIPANINHPELEPMGIGVASKCKINANIGNSAVSSNIEEELRKLHTAVHFGADTVMDLSTGGDIHQIREAILRHSPVPIGTVPIYEAVSRVKRIEDLSAEVMLEVIEEQAAQGVDYMTIHAGVLIQHLPLVAGRITGIVSRGGAILAQWMAHHHKQNFLYERFDDICRIFAKYDVSFSLGDGLRPGSVADASDEAQFAELRTLGELTRKAWEHDVQVMIEGPGHVPMDKIKEQVDKEVEWCHEAPFYTLGPLVTDIAPGYDHITSAIGAAMIGWHGASMLCYVTPKEHLGLPNKEDVKQGLIAYRIAAHAADIARHRP